One Lottiidibacillus patelloidae DNA window includes the following coding sequences:
- a CDS encoding stage V sporulation protein AA yields the protein MEFHTIYLRMRNRVHVSPNMHITLKDVAQVVAHEEIAEDLRSLQVYSIKPHDKTIVVLDVMKIVSTIQEHFKNIDVQTIGPAQTIVEVVYKKKKLTSAYFAFVWLLLFFGAALAIMNFHEDVSMREVHQRIHYIVTGEVSKYPLLLQIPYSLGLGIGMVLFFNHFFRKRLNEEPSPLEVEMHNYQLDLDQYVIVHENKESVKNLDDAD from the coding sequence ATGGAATTTCACACGATTTATTTGAGAATGAGAAATAGAGTCCATGTCAGCCCGAATATGCACATTACATTAAAAGATGTAGCCCAAGTTGTTGCACATGAAGAAATAGCTGAAGATTTAAGGTCGTTGCAAGTGTATAGTATTAAACCGCATGATAAAACGATTGTAGTTTTAGATGTGATGAAAATTGTCAGTACGATTCAAGAACACTTTAAAAACATTGATGTACAAACAATAGGTCCAGCACAAACGATTGTTGAAGTTGTTTATAAAAAGAAGAAATTAACGTCTGCCTATTTTGCTTTTGTCTGGCTTTTGCTTTTTTTCGGAGCAGCTCTTGCAATAATGAATTTCCATGAAGACGTCAGCATGAGAGAAGTGCATCAGCGAATTCATTACATTGTTACTGGAGAGGTTAGCAAATATCCATTACTATTACAAATCCCTTATTCGCTAGGCCTCGGTATAGGAATGGTTCTTTTCTTTAATCACTTTTTTAGAAAGAGGTTAAATGAAGAACCGAGTCCCCTTGAAGTTGAAATGCATAATTATCAGCTTGATTTAGATCAATATGTCATTGTCCATGAAAACAAGGAAAGTGTGAAAAACCTAGATGATGCCGATTGA
- a CDS encoding spore germination protein, giving the protein MTKNNNETPIYSKLYENEKYFKEKIGMGTSFDIGVRKITILDTEVHIYFLNGLCDTQFIIELMKEMVELNISEKQQHVVTKDLIENRLTHQQVSKSKTLDEAVDQLLSGLIIIMMEGEGEAIVVDVRSYPGRSPQEPDTEKVVRGARDGYTENLIENTALTRRRIRDERLRNEILQVGERSKTDVCISYIQDVADPKLVKKLRDELNAIDIDGIPMADKTIEEFLVHQGMNPFPLVRYTERPDVVASHLLEGHVVVMVDTSPSVIITPTTYFHHVQHAEEYRQTPLVGAFLRWVRFIGMIASLYLLPLWLLFVLEPSLLPENLKFIGPNEVTKIPIFVQILFAELGVDMLRMAAIHTPTPLSTAMGLIAAVLIGQIAIDVGLFVPEVILYVAASAIGSFATPSYELGIANKIIRILLLIAVVIFKAPGFVVAATIIMLLMIRIRSLDTPYLWPFIPFNAKALMQIIVRVSVPLTKKRPSIVKPQQSQKQPN; this is encoded by the coding sequence GTGACCAAAAACAATAATGAGACTCCTATTTACTCTAAGTTATATGAAAATGAAAAATACTTTAAAGAAAAAATTGGCATGGGAACAAGCTTTGATATTGGTGTACGAAAAATAACAATATTGGACACGGAAGTTCATATATACTTTTTAAATGGATTGTGTGATACACAATTTATTATTGAATTAATGAAAGAAATGGTTGAATTAAATATTTCTGAAAAGCAACAACATGTTGTTACAAAAGATTTAATTGAAAACCGCTTAACACACCAACAAGTGTCTAAATCAAAAACATTAGATGAGGCGGTCGACCAGTTACTTTCCGGATTAATTATTATTATGATGGAGGGGGAAGGTGAAGCGATAGTTGTTGATGTTAGAAGCTATCCGGGCCGGTCACCTCAAGAACCTGATACGGAAAAAGTAGTTCGCGGAGCGCGAGACGGTTATACAGAAAACTTAATTGAAAATACAGCATTAACGCGAAGAAGAATTCGTGATGAAAGATTAAGAAATGAAATATTACAAGTAGGAGAACGTTCGAAAACGGATGTATGTATTTCCTACATTCAAGATGTAGCTGATCCTAAATTAGTAAAAAAATTACGAGATGAACTTAACGCCATCGATATTGATGGAATTCCGATGGCTGACAAAACAATTGAAGAATTTTTAGTCCATCAAGGGATGAATCCATTCCCACTTGTGAGATATACAGAAAGACCGGATGTTGTTGCATCGCATTTACTTGAAGGGCATGTTGTTGTAATGGTAGATACTTCTCCGAGTGTCATCATTACACCTACTACTTATTTTCATCATGTGCAACATGCAGAAGAATACCGTCAAACACCGCTTGTAGGTGCATTTTTACGATGGGTGCGATTTATTGGTATGATTGCATCACTATACTTATTGCCATTATGGCTTTTGTTCGTTTTAGAACCTTCGTTATTACCGGAGAACTTAAAATTTATTGGGCCGAATGAAGTAACTAAGATTCCAATTTTTGTCCAAATTTTATTCGCAGAATTAGGAGTAGATATGCTCAGGATGGCTGCCATTCATACTCCGACCCCGTTATCGACAGCGATGGGATTAATTGCAGCAGTATTAATTGGACAAATTGCCATTGATGTAGGACTATTCGTTCCAGAAGTAATATTGTATGTAGCGGCATCAGCAATTGGCTCGTTTGCAACACCAAGTTATGAATTAGGAATTGCCAATAAAATTATTAGAATTCTACTATTAATTGCAGTAGTTATTTTCAAAGCCCCAGGTTTTGTAGTAGCTGCCACTATCATTATGCTCCTTATGATTCGCATTCGTTCACTAGATACGCCTTATTTATGGCCATTCATTCCATTTAATGCAAAGGCGTTAATGCAAATTATCGTTCGTGTTTCTGTGCCACTTACGAAAAAGAGACCGAGTATTGTTAAACCGCAACAATCTCAAAAGCAACCGAATTAA
- the spoIIAB gene encoding anti-sigma F factor — protein sequence MRNVMDLQFSALSQNESFARVTVTSFIAQLDPTMDEITEIKTVVSEAVTNAIIHGYENDPNGIVYISVVLEEDTVYLTIKDKGIGISDLEEAKQPLFTTKPELERSGMGFTIMENFMDHVQVESEASKGTTIHLTKHLSNKKSLCN from the coding sequence ATGAGAAATGTCATGGACTTGCAATTTTCAGCACTGAGTCAAAATGAATCTTTTGCCCGAGTTACTGTAACTTCATTTATTGCTCAACTTGATCCTACAATGGATGAAATTACTGAAATTAAGACCGTTGTTTCTGAAGCAGTAACAAATGCAATTATTCATGGATATGAAAATGACCCAAATGGGATTGTTTATATTTCAGTTGTGCTAGAAGAGGATACTGTTTATTTAACGATTAAGGATAAAGGGATTGGTATATCTGATTTAGAAGAAGCAAAACAACCTTTATTTACGACAAAACCTGAATTAGAACGCTCTGGGATGGGTTTTACAATCATGGAAAATTTTATGGACCATGTGCAAGTCGAATCAGAAGCAAGCAAAGGGACGACTATTCATTTAACGAAACACTTATCAAATAAGAAATCGCTTTGTAACTAA
- the lysA gene encoding diaminopimelate decarboxylase — protein sequence MKESNNNLNHLLIGGISAVDLAKKYGTPLIAYDVELIRKRCQEFKDAFAKHGIANQVAYASKAFCSIAIVQVMKEEGMSLDVVSGGELHTALSAGFPPEKIHFHGNNKSKAEIEMAIDANIGCFVVDNFYELALLEEVGREKNKRISVLLRMTPGIEAHTHEYILTGQEDSKFGFDLLSGQGDQAIVYALKSSELDLLGIHCHIGSQIFETTGFILAADKMFEAIGKWKDSFAYVPKVVNLGGGFGIRYVQEDEPLPLSRYVDELVAAIKQHAESLDIKMPEIWIEPGRSIVGEAGTTIYQIGSEKDIPNVRKYVSIDGGMSDNLRPALYDAKYHAVIANRVNDDASEKVSIAGKCCETGDMLIWDIMLPKVEAGEYLAVFSTGAYGYSMANNYNRIPRPAVVFVENGQDTLVIKRETYDDIVKNDLPYKSNALTKN from the coding sequence GTGAAAGAATCTAATAATAATCTTAATCACTTATTAATTGGCGGTATAAGTGCAGTTGACCTTGCAAAAAAATACGGTACACCTTTAATTGCATATGATGTGGAATTGATTAGAAAACGCTGTCAGGAATTTAAAGATGCATTTGCAAAACATGGAATAGCAAATCAAGTTGCATACGCAAGTAAAGCCTTTTGTTCCATAGCAATTGTACAAGTTATGAAAGAAGAAGGCATGAGCTTAGACGTAGTGTCAGGTGGGGAATTACATACTGCTTTAAGTGCAGGGTTTCCTCCAGAAAAAATTCATTTCCATGGCAATAATAAAAGTAAGGCAGAAATCGAAATGGCCATTGACGCCAATATAGGTTGCTTTGTCGTAGATAACTTTTATGAGCTTGCTTTATTAGAAGAAGTAGGTCGAGAAAAAAATAAACGTATTTCTGTATTGTTAAGAATGACACCAGGCATTGAAGCACATACTCATGAATACATACTAACTGGACAAGAGGATTCGAAATTTGGCTTTGATTTATTAAGTGGACAAGGTGATCAAGCGATAGTCTACGCACTTAAAAGCTCTGAACTTGATTTACTAGGCATCCATTGTCATATTGGTTCGCAAATTTTTGAAACGACTGGCTTTATTTTGGCTGCCGATAAAATGTTTGAGGCGATTGGGAAATGGAAAGATAGTTTTGCCTATGTTCCGAAAGTTGTTAATCTTGGAGGCGGATTTGGGATTCGTTATGTACAAGAAGACGAACCACTTCCACTAAGTAGATATGTTGATGAATTAGTTGCAGCAATTAAGCAACATGCAGAAAGCCTAGATATAAAGATGCCAGAAATATGGATTGAACCTGGTCGTTCTATTGTTGGAGAAGCTGGGACAACCATTTACCAAATAGGTTCAGAAAAAGATATTCCGAATGTTCGCAAGTACGTTTCCATTGATGGTGGTATGTCTGACAACCTTCGCCCTGCATTATATGATGCAAAATATCATGCAGTGATTGCTAATAGAGTTAATGATGATGCTTCTGAAAAAGTTTCTATTGCAGGAAAATGTTGTGAAACAGGTGACATGCTTATTTGGGATATTATGTTACCGAAAGTTGAAGCTGGAGAATATTTAGCAGTATTTAGTACAGGAGCATATGGTTATTCCATGGCGAACAATTATAATCGTATTCCAAGACCAGCTGTTGTATTTGTTGAGAACGGACAAGACACTCTAGTAATTAAAAGAGAAACATATGATGATATTGTTAAAAATGATTTACCATATAAGAGCAATGCATTAACAAAAAACTAA
- a CDS encoding stage V sporulation protein AB, with amino-acid sequence MMPIEILLLLVIGFSGGIAVGAGFVAFLTVLGIIPRLTQLTRTKKYIRFYEVAIILGSMISAWLSLRDHTLEIPSFSLIILGLFFGVFVGMLAAALTEVLNVLPILAKRIGVHEKIVYLLMAIVFGKMIGSLFHWLFYVYL; translated from the coding sequence ATGATGCCGATTGAAATACTTCTATTACTTGTAATAGGATTTAGCGGTGGGATAGCGGTTGGTGCTGGATTTGTAGCATTCTTAACTGTATTAGGCATCATCCCTCGTTTAACACAATTAACTAGAACCAAAAAGTATATTAGATTTTATGAAGTAGCAATAATACTAGGATCAATGATTAGTGCGTGGCTAAGTTTGCGAGATCATACACTCGAAATTCCAAGCTTTTCTTTAATAATACTCGGGCTCTTTTTTGGAGTCTTCGTTGGAATGTTAGCTGCAGCCTTAACCGAAGTATTAAATGTCTTACCAATATTAGCAAAAAGAATTGGCGTTCATGAAAAGATAGTTTATTTATTAATGGCAATTGTTTTCGGTAAGATGATTGGCTCCCTCTTTCACTGGTTATTTTACGTTTACCTTTAA
- the spoIIAA gene encoding anti-sigma F factor antagonist yields the protein MSLRINLEVKVNVLCIRLEGELDHHTAEILRNDVHATLEKENIKHIVLNLESLSFMDSSGLGVILGRYKHIKNLGGEMIVCAISPEVKRLFEMSGLFKIIRLETDETKALHTLGVA from the coding sequence GTGAGTCTTCGCATTAATTTAGAAGTAAAAGTAAATGTTTTATGCATTAGACTTGAAGGAGAACTAGACCACCACACCGCTGAGATACTTCGCAACGATGTACATGCAACACTTGAAAAGGAAAACATAAAACATATTGTTTTAAATTTAGAATCGCTTTCCTTTATGGATAGTTCAGGACTTGGAGTTATTTTAGGTCGTTATAAACATATTAAAAACCTCGGTGGAGAAATGATTGTTTGTGCTATCTCACCTGAAGTTAAGCGTTTGTTTGAGATGTCTGGATTATTTAAAATAATCCGTCTTGAAACAGATGAGACGAAGGCACTCCATACACTGGGGGTGGCATGA
- the ribD gene encoding bifunctional diaminohydroxyphosphoribosylaminopyrimidine deaminase/5-amino-6-(5-phosphoribosylamino)uracil reductase RibD → MTDKEYMALAISLAQKTIGQTSPNPAVGAVVVKDGRIVGLGTHLKAGEPHAEVHALHMAGENAKGSTIYVTLEPCSHFGKTPPCANLIIEKQVKRCVIASVDSNPIVTNNGIARLKEAGIDVEVGLLKEEAEALNPYFNFYQIYKRPFVTLKTATSLDGKIATYSGDSKWITGKEAREDVHKYRHEHDAILVGVGTVLADDPSLTCRVPNGGINPIRIILDTSLRTPKTAKVVTDNEAPTWIIVGSGVLDEKKQEFEKLGVKVIIIKEPTISISELLKTLGENGIQSLFVEGGAKVNGSFLEAKAFQQVITYIAPKLIGGSNAPTSFAGTGFENIKGVPLLKVKSVEKIGDDIKIVSLPKERV, encoded by the coding sequence ATGACAGATAAAGAATATATGGCCTTGGCAATTTCACTTGCACAAAAAACAATAGGTCAGACGAGTCCAAATCCTGCAGTCGGTGCAGTAGTAGTTAAAGATGGTAGAATTGTTGGGCTTGGCACTCATTTAAAGGCAGGAGAGCCGCATGCTGAAGTTCACGCATTACATATGGCAGGGGAAAATGCAAAAGGTTCGACAATTTATGTCACTTTAGAACCTTGTAGTCACTTTGGGAAAACTCCGCCTTGTGCTAATTTAATTATAGAAAAACAAGTGAAACGATGTGTAATCGCCTCAGTAGATTCCAATCCAATTGTTACAAACAATGGAATTGCAAGGCTAAAGGAAGCTGGAATTGATGTAGAAGTTGGTCTTCTAAAAGAAGAGGCTGAAGCGCTTAATCCGTATTTTAATTTTTATCAAATATATAAGCGCCCTTTTGTAACATTAAAAACTGCCACAAGCTTAGATGGTAAAATAGCTACTTATTCAGGTGATAGTAAGTGGATAACTGGGAAAGAAGCAAGGGAAGATGTACATAAATATCGCCATGAGCATGACGCAATACTAGTAGGTGTAGGGACAGTTCTTGCAGATGATCCGAGTTTAACATGTAGGGTACCTAATGGAGGTATAAACCCTATCCGAATCATTCTTGATACATCACTTAGAACTCCGAAAACTGCAAAGGTTGTCACAGACAACGAGGCTCCTACTTGGATAATAGTTGGCAGTGGAGTTTTAGATGAAAAGAAACAAGAGTTTGAAAAGTTAGGTGTGAAAGTAATAATAATTAAAGAACCGACCATCTCAATTAGCGAGTTATTAAAAACCTTAGGCGAAAATGGCATACAATCATTGTTTGTAGAAGGTGGAGCAAAAGTGAATGGGAGCTTTTTAGAAGCTAAAGCTTTTCAACAAGTGATAACGTATATAGCACCTAAATTAATAGGTGGAAGCAATGCTCCGACCTCATTTGCGGGGACAGGATTTGAAAACATAAAAGGCGTTCCTCTACTAAAGGTTAAAAGTGTCGAAAAAATCGGTGATGATATTAAAATTGTATCGCTACCTAAGGAGCGTGTATAA
- the sigF gene encoding RNA polymerase sporulation sigma factor SigF — protein MDVEVKKKKSKETYLTDQEVKELIRRSHLGDDIARDTIVQKNIRLVWSVVQRFLNRGYEADDLFQIGCIGLLKSVDKFDLSYDVKFSTYAVPMIIGEIQRFIRDDGTVKVSRSLKEMGNKIRRARDDLSKTFGRVPTVNEIAEKLEITPEEVVLAQEASRSPSSIHETVYENDGDPITLLDQIADNETKWFDKIALNEAIRMLDERERLIVFLRYYKDQTQSEVAERLSISQVQVSRLEKKILKIMKDQMDD, from the coding sequence ATGGATGTGGAGGTCAAAAAGAAAAAAAGTAAGGAAACTTACTTAACTGATCAAGAAGTTAAAGAACTCATCAGGCGCAGTCACCTTGGAGACGATATAGCGAGAGATACTATTGTTCAAAAAAATATTCGTTTAGTATGGTCTGTTGTTCAGCGATTTTTAAATCGTGGCTATGAAGCAGATGACCTTTTTCAAATCGGCTGTATTGGGCTGCTGAAATCTGTAGATAAATTTGATCTTTCTTATGATGTGAAGTTCTCTACTTATGCTGTACCAATGATAATTGGGGAGATACAGCGTTTTATCCGTGATGATGGAACTGTAAAAGTTAGCCGTTCATTAAAAGAAATGGGTAATAAAATAAGACGGGCACGTGATGATTTATCTAAAACTTTTGGACGGGTTCCTACCGTTAATGAAATTGCCGAAAAATTGGAGATTACACCGGAAGAAGTTGTGTTAGCTCAAGAAGCTAGCAGGTCACCATCTTCCATCCATGAAACGGTTTATGAAAATGATGGAGATCCCATTACCTTGCTTGATCAAATTGCTGATAACGAAACGAAGTGGTTCGATAAAATTGCTTTAAATGAAGCAATCCGAATGTTGGATGAAAGAGAACGACTAATCGTTTTCCTTAGATATTACAAAGATCAAACGCAGTCAGAAGTAGCAGAACGGTTAAGTATTTCACAAGTACAAGTCTCGCGCTTAGAAAAGAAAATATTAAAGATTATGAAGGACCAAATGGATGATTAA
- a CDS encoding stage V sporulation protein AE: MKRRVIIVTDGDEYAHKAIAYVAHEIGGRCISQSQGNPTKASGKQLVEWVHDTPHDPVFVMFDDSGYTGEGYGERAMRYVAKHPSIEVIGALAVASNSHHYEWSRVDVSIDRFGELSHYGVDKYGLPDLEEGRINGDTVSILEDLNIPIVVGIGDIGKMARQDDVSKGSPITRQAVELILERSGFQ; the protein is encoded by the coding sequence ATGAAGCGAAGGGTCATTATCGTTACAGATGGAGATGAATATGCACATAAAGCGATAGCTTACGTTGCCCATGAAATTGGTGGGCGCTGTATTTCTCAATCACAAGGGAATCCTACGAAAGCTTCGGGTAAACAATTAGTTGAATGGGTGCACGATACTCCACATGATCCAGTATTTGTTATGTTTGATGATAGTGGTTATACCGGTGAAGGGTATGGTGAAAGAGCAATGCGCTATGTTGCCAAGCATCCTTCTATTGAAGTGATAGGAGCGCTTGCAGTCGCCTCTAACTCCCATCACTATGAGTGGTCAAGAGTAGATGTTTCAATAGATCGCTTTGGTGAATTGTCGCACTATGGTGTCGATAAATATGGACTTCCAGACCTGGAAGAGGGAAGAATTAATGGTGATACTGTTTCGATTTTAGAAGATTTAAACATTCCTATAGTTGTTGGTATTGGAGATATTGGAAAAATGGCAAGGCAAGATGACGTCTCAAAAGGCTCGCCAATTACAAGGCAAGCGGTTGAACTTATATTAGAAAGGAGTGGCTTCCAGTGA
- a CDS encoding D-alanyl-D-alanine carboxypeptidase family protein produces the protein MRRFTTLLLTMVLIFSLPALTGVAEEKKGQKLDLAKNSSSAIIMERDTGTVIYEKNSHEKLPPASMTKIMTMILIMEALEKGKISLDDKVRASENAASMGGSQIFLEAGEEMTVRELLLGIAVASGNDASVAMAEHISGSVDAFIGEMNEKAKEIGVKNTYFKNTTGLPADGHYSTAYDMALMAKELLKYEDITKFTGIYDDYLRKGSDKEFWLVNTNKLVKFYDGVDGLKTGFTREAKYCLTATAKKNDMRIITVVMGAPTSKERNAQVSQMLDYAFTHYQTHKKYKKNEKIQDVKVSKGNKDKLKVLTSESISILTEKGAKVEGVTEKVKLKKLSVPIKKGDQVGSLILEKDGKVLSKTALVAGDDVKEASFWQLFKRSISGFTKKSN, from the coding sequence ATGAGACGATTTACTACACTATTACTAACAATGGTTTTAATTTTCTCTTTACCTGCATTAACAGGGGTTGCAGAAGAAAAGAAGGGACAAAAGCTTGATTTAGCTAAAAATTCCTCGTCAGCAATAATTATGGAACGAGATACTGGTACTGTAATTTATGAAAAAAATAGTCACGAAAAGTTACCACCAGCAAGTATGACAAAAATAATGACGATGATTTTAATAATGGAAGCGTTAGAAAAAGGAAAAATTTCTTTAGATGATAAAGTTCGCGCTAGTGAGAATGCTGCTTCAATGGGTGGGTCGCAAATATTCCTTGAAGCTGGCGAGGAAATGACAGTTCGTGAACTGTTATTGGGAATTGCAGTAGCTTCTGGAAATGATGCTTCTGTTGCAATGGCAGAACATATTTCAGGGTCTGTCGATGCTTTCATCGGTGAAATGAATGAAAAAGCAAAAGAAATTGGTGTGAAAAACACATACTTCAAGAATACGACAGGTCTTCCAGCTGATGGTCATTATAGTACAGCCTATGATATGGCATTAATGGCGAAGGAACTGTTGAAGTACGAAGATATTACAAAATTTACTGGAATATATGATGACTACTTGCGAAAAGGTTCAGATAAGGAGTTTTGGCTAGTAAATACTAATAAATTAGTTAAGTTTTATGATGGTGTAGATGGCTTAAAGACTGGCTTTACGAGAGAAGCAAAGTATTGTTTAACGGCTACAGCTAAAAAGAATGACATGAGAATTATTACTGTTGTCATGGGAGCGCCTACTTCAAAAGAAAGAAATGCTCAAGTCTCTCAAATGCTTGACTATGCATTTACACATTACCAAACACATAAAAAATATAAGAAAAATGAAAAAATACAAGATGTAAAGGTATCGAAAGGTAATAAGGATAAATTAAAAGTTTTAACTAGTGAGTCTATTTCAATTTTAACGGAAAAAGGGGCGAAAGTAGAAGGCGTCACTGAAAAAGTTAAACTTAAAAAACTAAGCGTCCCAATTAAAAAAGGTGATCAAGTAGGAAGTCTAATACTTGAAAAAGATGGAAAAGTTCTGTCTAAAACAGCTTTAGTTGCTGGTGACGATGTTAAGGAAGCTAGCTTCTGGCAATTATTTAAGCGATCGATTAGTGGCTTTACAAAGAAAAGCAATTAA
- a CDS encoding pyrimidine-nucleoside phosphorylase, whose protein sequence is MRMVDLIEKKRDGVELSKEEINFIITGYTDGSIPDYQMSAFAMAVYFKDMTTEERANFTMAMVESGDQIDLSSIEGIKVDKHSTGGVGDTTTLVLAPLVAALGVPVAKMSGRGLGHTGGTIDKLEAVPGFHVEIDNEKFVELVNKNKLAVIGQTGNLTPADKKLYGLRDVTATVSSIPLIASSIMSKKIAAGADAIVLDVKTGEGAFMKELDDAKELAKAMVDIGNSIGRRTMAVISDMSQPLGRAIGNALEVEEAIDTLRGKGPKDLEDLCLALGSHMVVLAKKAETHDEAKQLLKEVMNNGKAIEAFKLFLASQGGDASVVDNPETLPKAKYKIEVPAKVSGTVSKITANDIGTAAMLLGAGRATKESEIDLAVGLMLNKKVGDIVNEGDSLVTIHSNNENVAPIIEMIQACYSISEMATEVPPLIYAEIN, encoded by the coding sequence ATGAGAATGGTTGATTTAATTGAGAAAAAGCGTGATGGAGTAGAACTTTCAAAAGAAGAAATCAATTTTATTATTACAGGTTATACAGATGGCTCAATTCCGGATTATCAAATGTCTGCATTTGCAATGGCTGTTTATTTTAAGGATATGACAACGGAAGAGCGAGCAAATTTCACAATGGCAATGGTAGAGTCCGGTGATCAAATTGATTTATCTAGTATTGAAGGTATTAAAGTTGATAAACATAGTACTGGTGGTGTAGGAGATACAACAACGTTAGTGTTAGCTCCTTTAGTTGCTGCTTTAGGAGTTCCGGTGGCAAAGATGTCTGGACGCGGTCTAGGACATACAGGTGGTACAATCGATAAACTTGAAGCTGTTCCGGGGTTCCATGTAGAGATTGACAATGAAAAGTTTGTTGAGCTTGTCAATAAAAATAAACTTGCTGTCATCGGTCAAACAGGAAATTTAACGCCTGCTGACAAAAAGCTTTATGGTCTGCGCGATGTTACAGCAACTGTAAGTTCAATTCCGTTAATTGCAAGTTCAATTATGAGTAAGAAAATTGCAGCTGGAGCTGATGCGATCGTCTTAGATGTAAAAACTGGCGAAGGCGCATTTATGAAAGAACTTGACGATGCGAAGGAATTAGCAAAAGCGATGGTGGATATCGGTAATAGCATTGGTAGAAGAACGATGGCAGTTATTTCTGATATGAGCCAACCTCTAGGTAGAGCAATAGGAAATGCACTTGAAGTAGAAGAAGCTATTGACACTTTAAGAGGGAAAGGCCCTAAGGATTTGGAAGATCTTTGTTTAGCTTTAGGTAGTCATATGGTGGTCTTAGCAAAAAAGGCTGAAACACATGATGAGGCAAAACAATTATTGAAAGAAGTAATGAATAATGGCAAGGCAATTGAAGCTTTTAAATTGTTTTTAGCTTCACAAGGTGGGGATGCAAGTGTCGTTGACAACCCTGAAACTTTACCAAAAGCTAAATATAAAATTGAAGTTCCTGCCAAAGTAAGTGGAACTGTAAGTAAAATAACAGCTAATGATATTGGAACAGCTGCAATGCTTCTAGGTGCTGGTCGGGCGACGAAAGAATCGGAAATCGACCTTGCAGTAGGTTTAATGCTCAATAAAAAAGTTGGCGACATTGTCAACGAAGGAGATTCTCTCGTTACGATCCATAGTAATAATGAAAATGTTGCTCCTATTATTGAAATGATCCAAGCTTGTTATTCTATTTCTGAAATGGCAACAGAAGTCCCTCCATTAATATATGCGGAGATTAACTAA
- a CDS encoding peptidylprolyl isomerase, translating into MKKASISFENGEQLIIELYPNEAPETVANFEKLANEGFYNGLTFHRVIPGFVAQGGCPLGTGTGGPGYSIKCETEGNPHKHVPGALSMAHAGKDTGGSQFFVVHEAQPHLDGVHTVFGQVIEGLDSVYRIKQGDVMKEVKVWEE; encoded by the coding sequence ATGAAAAAAGCATCAATTTCTTTTGAAAATGGCGAACAGCTTATTATTGAACTTTATCCAAATGAAGCTCCAGAAACAGTTGCAAACTTTGAAAAATTAGCGAATGAAGGATTCTACAACGGTTTAACTTTTCACCGTGTAATTCCTGGTTTCGTTGCACAAGGTGGCTGTCCATTAGGTACTGGTACAGGTGGTCCTGGGTATTCTATTAAATGTGAAACGGAAGGAAATCCACATAAACATGTTCCAGGTGCTCTTTCTATGGCACACGCTGGTAAAGATACTGGTGGAAGTCAATTCTTCGTCGTACACGAAGCACAGCCTCATTTAGACGGTGTACATACTGTATTTGGACAAGTTATTGAAGGTTTAGATTCAGTTTACCGAATTAAACAAGGCGATGTTATGAAAGAAGTTAAAGTTTGGGAAGAATAA